AAATTGCCGGGAGGTGAGAATCCTGGTCATCTGCCCTCCCCTTTTTCGCCTGTAAGTCCGGGCGCGGGAAAAACCACCGGGACGTCCAGCGTCGGATGCTGCATGACCTCGATGCCCGGGCCGTAGGCCTCGCCCAGGACCTTGGGGGTAATGATTCGCCGCGGGCTTCCCTCCTGCACAATCGCCCCGTCGCGCATGAGCGTGAGGGTGTGGGCGAAGACCGAGGCGATATTCAGATCATGAGTCACCACGCCCACGGCCATGCCGCCTTTGACCAGTTGATCCAAAAGTTGAAAAAAGCTGACTTCGTGGTGCATGTCCATGGCGCTGGTGGGCTCGTCAAGCAGAAGCACCCGAGGCTCCTGGGCCAGCACCGAGGCAAGGACAACCCTTTGGCGTTCTCCGCCGGAAAGATTGGTGAAAGAACGATCCTTCAGGTGGGTTGTACGGGTTTGCGCCAGGCAATTTTCCACAATGGCCAAGTCGTTGGAATCCAGAAATCCGGCGCCGCGAAGCCTGGCGAATCGTCCCATGGAAACCACTTCGCCCACCGTGTAATCCAGATGGGTCTGGACGTGCTGAGGCAAGTAGCCAAGCACCTTGGCGCGCTCCCGGTTGGATATGCTTTTCATCTCCCGGCCGTCCAGGACGACCTTGCCGGAGCCCGGCTTGATGACATGGGCGGCCAGCTTCAATAACGTGCTTTTTCCAGACCCATTAGGGCCTATCACGGCTTTGACTTCCCCGGATTTAAACGCAAGGGAGCAGGGTTCCAGACGCCATGGGTTGTCCGGATACTGATAAGTTGCGTTATGCAGGGTCAGCAGTTCCTGGGTCATGTCCGCTATTCTTCTCCGCCAGCCGGATTGGAATGAATGACGTCCGCAATGGCGCGGGCCGCCCGCCCCACTCTGGGACCGGGAACCAAAAGATAATCCTGAGTCATAATATGAATGCGTCCGTTCCTGACGGCGGGCAGGGTTCTCAAAATTGCCCATTCATCTTTCATGCGATCCATTTGCTCTTTGCTAAAGGTTTCGGCCGGGCGCATTTCCAGGATGATGTCCGGGGCCTGGCGAATCAGGCTTTCCTTGGAGACTTCCGGGTAGGCTGTTGGGATGTCCGAAAAAACATTTTCGCCTCCGGCGATTTCCAGCACCTGGCTGACAAAGCTGGTTTTGGAGCAGGTGTAAATGCTGGAAAGGCCGCCCGGCGTTCTTGCCACGCACAAAAAGACTTTTGGTTTGGGCAAGCCTGCGACCTCCTGCTTGATTTCATCCAGTTCCTTGCGAATATTTTCGATCACCTCCCCTGCTTTTTCCTCCTGACCCAGCTTGGCCCCCAGAATGTTGACAGTCTCGGAGATGCTTGCAATGGAGTCCATTTCCGTTTCCATGACGTCGATATTCCGGGAGAGGCAAT
The sequence above is drawn from the Desulfatibacillum aliphaticivorans DSM 15576 genome and encodes:
- a CDS encoding ABC transporter ATP-binding protein, translated to MTQELLTLHNATYQYPDNPWRLEPCSLAFKSGEVKAVIGPNGSGKSTLLKLAAHVIKPGSGKVVLDGREMKSISNRERAKVLGYLPQHVQTHLDYTVGEVVSMGRFARLRGAGFLDSNDLAIVENCLAQTRTTHLKDRSFTNLSGGERQRVVLASVLAQEPRVLLLDEPTSAMDMHHEVSFFQLLDQLVKGGMAVGVVTHDLNIASVFAHTLTLMRDGAIVQEGSPRRIITPKVLGEAYGPGIEVMQHPTLDVPVVFPAPGLTGEKGEGR
- a CDS encoding ABC transporter substrate-binding protein, whose product is MIFPKKRLIPICLFFLFTLVLSAHAEQSGVGKYSRIISLGPSITESLFAIGCGDLIVGVSDYCIYPPEALEKPRVGGILNPNMERYAILRPDLVIFRGKLDKVKDYCLSRNIDVMETEMDSIASISETVNILGAKLGQEEKAGEVIENIRKELDEIKQEVAGLPKPKVFLCVARTPGGLSSIYTCSKTSFVSQVLEIAGGENVFSDIPTAYPEVSKESLIRQAPDIILEMRPAETFSKEQMDRMKDEWAILRTLPAVRNGRIHIMTQDYLLVPGPRVGRAARAIADVIHSNPAGGEE